In a genomic window of Leptospira brenneri:
- the murJ gene encoding murein biosynthesis integral membrane protein MurJ: protein MTKQAKGSESSARRSLALSFYTFLSRILGLVRDHFMAVSFGTGMVASAFSVAYRLPNMFRNLLAEGTLSQSFMPIFSEYEKMGVEEARMMSGTVLSFLFLCLSIFVALFWFFAAGFLPALVGGSPEYGALVVELSLVLFFLIMTASLSSIFMSISNSHHHYFVPSLSPIILNFSYLIVFIFVFPFYHEIRDKVFVLAYGIVTGGVLQLLVQGWYVYKRGYGPIFRLNFRHPAIKKIFKLMLPAALGGSFYQIGLLVDIFLANYIQNQNPGLGAVVSLDYSQRLVQLPTGIIGVALATTILPSLLKDLREGREENVPKEIADVLSFAFFLTLPASIGLAVLGETVLDSIYFGGRWDHLATITAFYPLVFYSFAIPFYSINKVLVSSYYAFSDTKTPLRIQLVSFVLSVVVSIGLMYFLKHSAIALASAFSASVTSSLLLFYLKSHKVKIPFATVWLRILKMIPALLGLLLWLALSEWVTKPYLVSYLSESLGLGYANVSRICLVVSILPATTIYFVIAGLTGLAEAEIILGRFLRKFRKKTN from the coding sequence ATGACAAAACAAGCCAAGGGGAGTGAGTCTAGCGCCAGACGATCACTTGCCCTTTCTTTTTATACTTTTTTATCTCGAATTTTAGGTCTCGTTCGTGACCACTTTATGGCTGTTAGTTTTGGGACAGGAATGGTCGCCTCTGCCTTTAGTGTGGCTTACCGCCTTCCTAATATGTTTCGGAACCTGCTTGCGGAAGGGACATTAAGCCAATCCTTTATGCCTATTTTTTCTGAATATGAAAAGATGGGTGTGGAAGAAGCTAGAATGATGTCGGGAACCGTTCTTAGTTTTTTATTTTTATGTTTGTCTATCTTTGTGGCCCTTTTTTGGTTTTTTGCAGCAGGGTTTTTACCAGCACTTGTGGGAGGATCTCCTGAATACGGGGCACTTGTCGTAGAACTTTCGTTAGTTTTATTTTTTCTGATTATGACGGCGAGTTTGTCATCGATTTTTATGTCGATTTCCAATTCCCACCATCATTACTTTGTTCCTTCCTTATCTCCCATCATCCTTAACTTCAGTTATTTGATCGTTTTTATCTTTGTATTTCCTTTTTACCATGAAATTCGAGATAAGGTTTTTGTTTTGGCTTATGGAATTGTGACAGGAGGAGTCCTGCAACTTCTGGTCCAAGGTTGGTATGTTTACAAAAGGGGATACGGCCCTATCTTTCGTTTAAACTTTCGCCATCCCGCCATTAAAAAAATCTTTAAACTGATGTTGCCCGCGGCCCTTGGAGGAAGTTTTTATCAAATAGGACTTCTTGTGGATATTTTCCTAGCCAATTACATTCAAAATCAAAACCCAGGACTTGGTGCTGTGGTCAGTTTGGATTATTCACAAAGACTAGTCCAACTTCCGACAGGGATCATTGGGGTGGCCCTTGCGACAACCATCCTTCCTTCTCTACTCAAAGACCTTCGAGAAGGAAGGGAAGAAAATGTTCCGAAAGAAATCGCCGATGTTTTATCTTTTGCATTTTTTTTAACACTTCCGGCAAGCATTGGTTTGGCGGTTTTAGGTGAGACGGTTTTAGATTCGATTTATTTTGGAGGAAGGTGGGATCATTTGGCAACCATTACGGCCTTTTATCCTTTGGTATTTTATTCTTTTGCCATTCCTTTTTACAGCATCAATAAGGTATTGGTTTCTTCTTATTATGCTTTTTCCGATACAAAAACTCCACTTCGGATCCAACTAGTTTCTTTTGTTTTGAGTGTGGTGGTGAGTATTGGGCTTATGTATTTTTTAAAACATTCTGCCATTGCATTAGCATCGGCATTTAGTGCTTCTGTGACTTCTTCTCTTCTATTGTTCTATTTAAAATCACATAAAGTAAAAATTCCGTTTGCGACTGTTTGGTTGCGGATTCTAAAAATGATTCCGGCACTACTCGGACTTCTGTTATGGTTGGCTCTTTCGGAATGGGTAACAAAACCATATTTGGTTTCCTATCTTTCTGAAAGTTTGGGACTTGGTTATGCCAACGTCAGTCGGATTTGTTTGGTGGTTTCCATCCTTCCTGCGACAACCATTTACTTTGTCATTGCGGGCCTTACTGGTTTAGCGGAAGCCGAAATTATCTTAGGTAGGTTTCTTCGTAAGTTTAGAAAGAAAACTAATTGA
- a CDS encoding YnfA family protein: MIQFFNSDFIAQFIKPSLVFILAGLCEIGGGYLVWLWVHGNKSIGWGILGFVILGLYGLVATWQPANFARTYASYGGVFIVMSLLWAWKFDGFIPNKFDLIGAAIALVGVSIIFFAPR, translated from the coding sequence ATGATTCAATTTTTTAATTCAGATTTTATCGCTCAATTTATAAAACCTAGTTTGGTTTTTATATTAGCTGGACTCTGTGAAATTGGTGGTGGTTATCTTGTATGGTTATGGGTTCACGGAAACAAATCCATTGGATGGGGAATTTTAGGATTTGTGATTTTAGGTTTGTATGGACTGGTTGCCACCTGGCAACCAGCTAATTTCGCAAGAACCTATGCAAGCTATGGCGGAGTTTTTATCGTTATGTCCCTGTTATGGGCTTGGAAATTTGATGGCTTCATTCCGAACAAGTTTGATCTAATCGGGGCGGCAATCGCACTCGTCGGTGTATCCATTATTTTTTTTGCCCCACGATAA
- the ileS gene encoding isoleucine--tRNA ligase produces MAKPETENPYSKTVLLPETSFPMKADLANREPGQIKIWKDKKVFQKMKEIRKSKPSFVLHDGPPYANGNFHVGHSLNKILKDIIVKSKTLSGFQTDMIPGWDCHGLPIEVQVLKNLGKEARNTSPSELRKKCREYAAEFVGKQGDDLSRFLCFWEEDRKYLTMAPEFEARIVEVFGSLFEKGYIYKGKKPVYWCIDLATAHAEAEIEYQNHVSPSIYVKFAVKGEKETYCLIWTTTPWTLPANLAICFNEELEYSLFQSDTHGRLILADGLKEAVEQKTGITLTKIKSLSNADLKQMTFLHPFIDRESIPLFGNHVTLDAGTGCVHTAPGHGTDDYRVGTAAGLPPLSPVDDYGRYTDEFEMMKGIKIWDANPKIVDLLREKNALVHYSEFTHSYPHSWRSKKPLIFRATPQWFFAIDHAGLREDSLKAIDKVQWIPDWGITRIRSMVESRPDWCLSRQRNWGVPIPSFTCKSCGFTHLDDKTIKHFIQIVKKEGIEVWYEKEAKDLLPEGTKCSQCGSEDLKQDKDILDVWFDSGVSSFAVFGESLDTEPADLYLEGSDQHRGWFQSSLWPSMAIRKRPPYKSVLTHGYVLDEKGHAMSKSLGNVINPTTDIINQFGADILRLWVSTQDFRDDVKIGKDSIKTVAEAYRKIRNTFRYLLGNTKAETLQWKLKKEDLESIDKYYLHKLAKLNEDVKKLYENYQFHQVYHRVLVFCTVDLSQDYFEIIRDRMYCDAKDSKTRKSSEYILAVILETLSKLLAPILSFTTEEVWNEFGLKDSVFYSDFSDLSSWIDPNLESEFTPIFQTKEVVQKALEEARKLGKLGKSLEAEVLITGDSLKDTKFSKEDLSLFFVVSEVSFDKNEISEVFSEWKGEKDSIQIRKPRHHECPRCWRHVSETEGKLCVRCEGVVSKLSAK; encoded by the coding sequence ATGGCCAAACCAGAAACGGAAAATCCCTATTCTAAAACGGTTCTTCTCCCAGAGACCTCTTTTCCCATGAAAGCCGACCTGGCAAATCGTGAGCCGGGTCAAATTAAGATTTGGAAGGATAAAAAAGTCTTCCAAAAGATGAAGGAGATTCGTAAATCCAAACCTTCATTTGTATTACATGATGGCCCTCCGTATGCCAATGGAAATTTCCATGTGGGCCACTCTCTCAATAAAATTTTAAAAGACATCATTGTTAAATCCAAAACCCTTTCTGGTTTTCAAACCGATATGATTCCTGGATGGGATTGTCATGGACTTCCCATCGAAGTACAAGTGTTAAAGAACCTTGGGAAAGAAGCAAGGAACACAAGCCCTAGTGAACTTAGAAAAAAATGCCGTGAGTATGCGGCAGAATTTGTTGGCAAACAGGGTGATGACCTAAGTCGCTTTTTATGTTTTTGGGAAGAAGATCGAAAGTATCTCACCATGGCTCCCGAATTTGAAGCAAGGATCGTAGAAGTTTTTGGATCTCTTTTTGAAAAAGGATATATTTACAAAGGAAAAAAACCAGTGTATTGGTGTATCGATCTAGCAACTGCCCATGCGGAAGCAGAGATCGAATACCAAAACCATGTATCCCCTTCTATCTATGTAAAGTTTGCCGTTAAGGGAGAAAAAGAAACCTATTGCCTCATTTGGACAACCACTCCTTGGACACTTCCCGCAAACCTTGCGATTTGTTTTAACGAGGAATTAGAATACTCTCTTTTCCAATCTGATACCCATGGCAGACTCATCCTTGCTGATGGATTAAAAGAAGCCGTAGAACAGAAAACAGGGATCACACTCACAAAAATTAAATCCCTATCTAATGCGGATTTAAAACAAATGACCTTCTTACACCCGTTTATCGATCGTGAATCCATTCCTCTTTTCGGTAACCATGTCACTCTCGATGCAGGAACGGGCTGTGTTCACACGGCTCCAGGTCATGGAACAGACGACTACCGTGTGGGAACCGCGGCTGGCCTTCCTCCTCTTTCTCCAGTAGATGATTACGGCCGTTATACGGACGAATTTGAAATGATGAAAGGGATCAAAATTTGGGATGCCAATCCTAAAATCGTGGATCTCCTTAGGGAAAAAAATGCCCTGGTCCACTACTCCGAATTCACTCACTCCTATCCCCATAGTTGGAGGAGTAAAAAACCTCTCATCTTCAGAGCCACACCCCAATGGTTTTTTGCAATCGACCATGCGGGACTCAGAGAAGATTCTTTGAAAGCCATAGACAAAGTTCAATGGATTCCTGATTGGGGGATCACTCGGATCCGTTCTATGGTGGAATCAAGACCTGACTGGTGTTTGTCGAGACAAAGAAACTGGGGAGTTCCGATTCCTTCCTTTACATGTAAATCTTGTGGGTTCACTCATTTAGATGACAAAACCATAAAACACTTCATCCAAATTGTCAAAAAAGAAGGGATCGAAGTTTGGTATGAAAAAGAAGCCAAAGACCTTTTGCCAGAAGGAACAAAATGTTCCCAATGTGGTTCGGAAGATTTAAAACAAGATAAAGATATTTTAGACGTTTGGTTTGATTCTGGAGTTTCCAGCTTTGCGGTGTTTGGTGAATCGTTGGATACTGAACCAGCAGACTTATATTTAGAAGGTTCTGACCAACATAGAGGTTGGTTCCAGTCTTCGCTTTGGCCTTCTATGGCAATTCGAAAGAGGCCACCTTATAAATCAGTCCTTACTCATGGTTATGTGTTAGATGAGAAAGGTCACGCCATGTCCAAATCCCTTGGAAACGTGATCAATCCCACAACCGATATCATCAACCAATTTGGTGCCGATATTCTCAGACTTTGGGTATCCACACAAGACTTCCGAGATGATGTCAAAATTGGTAAAGATTCAATCAAAACGGTAGCAGAGGCTTACCGTAAAATCAGAAATACCTTTCGTTACCTTTTAGGAAATACAAAAGCAGAAACACTTCAGTGGAAGCTAAAAAAAGAAGATTTAGAATCTATCGATAAATACTATCTACATAAGTTAGCAAAACTCAATGAAGATGTGAAAAAACTTTATGAGAATTACCAGTTCCATCAAGTTTACCATCGTGTTTTGGTATTTTGTACAGTAGACTTATCTCAAGATTATTTTGAAATCATTCGGGATCGGATGTACTGTGATGCCAAAGATTCAAAAACAAGAAAGTCTTCTGAGTATATCTTAGCAGTGATTTTAGAGACCTTATCGAAACTCCTGGCACCCATTCTCTCTTTTACAACCGAAGAAGTTTGGAATGAATTTGGTTTAAAAGATTCCGTATTTTATTCTGATTTTTCTGATCTCTCTTCTTGGATAGATCCAAATTTGGAATCTGAATTTACACCGATCTTTCAAACCAAAGAAGTGGTACAAAAAGCTTTGGAAGAAGCAAGAAAACTCGGCAAACTTGGGAAATCTCTCGAAGCGGAAGTTCTCATAACCGGTGATTCTTTAAAAGATACAAAGTTTTCTAAAGAAGATTTAAGCCTTTTCTTTGTGGTATCAGAAGTTTCCTTCGATAAAAACGAAATCAGTGAAGTATTCTCAGAATGGAAAGGGGAAAAGGATTCCATCCAAATTAGAAAACCACGACATCATGAATGCCCTAGATGTTGGCGCCATGTTTCCGAAACAGAAGGAAAACTTTGTGTTCGTTGTGAGGGAGTTGTCTCCAAACTTTCTGCTAAATAG
- a CDS encoding leucine-rich repeat domain-containing protein: MNAEEWFENHKEDRVLGLSNKEFGVLPTSIGNLTKVEELTLQYDSLKELPKEIGNLKQLKILNLFGNPIQSLPDEIGNLENLEVLLLGRTELKEIPPVLSQLQNLKTLALDETKVQLTEADVEVIASLPNLEILDLTLMREYKTLPKNLAKLNHLKHLVLQKTLLEKSDVARLRDELPKVRVKL; the protein is encoded by the coding sequence GTGAATGCCGAGGAATGGTTTGAAAACCATAAAGAAGACCGGGTTCTGGGTCTTTCTAATAAAGAATTTGGAGTTTTACCAACTTCCATTGGAAACTTAACTAAAGTTGAAGAACTCACTCTCCAATACGACTCTCTAAAAGAACTGCCCAAAGAAATAGGGAACCTCAAACAATTAAAGATCTTAAATCTTTTTGGTAACCCCATACAATCTTTACCAGATGAGATTGGTAATTTAGAAAACTTGGAAGTTCTACTTCTGGGAAGAACCGAACTCAAAGAAATTCCACCTGTCCTTTCTCAATTGCAAAACTTAAAAACTCTTGCCCTGGACGAAACCAAGGTGCAACTAACAGAGGCTGATGTTGAAGTAATCGCGAGCCTTCCGAATTTGGAAATCCTTGACCTAACTCTGATGCGGGAATACAAAACCCTCCCGAAAAATCTCGCCAAACTCAATCACTTAAAACACCTCGTTTTGCAAAAGACCCTACTTGAAAAATCGGATGTTGCAAGGCTACGGGATGAACTACCCAAGGTTCGAGTCAAACTCTAA
- a CDS encoding methyl-accepting chemotaxis protein: protein MAAVLLERQKKVDTFFLWAILAHTPLVFFLSLGYGATTVVTLSAIVLSLVSFVFYRLGRGSFFLRAWNGATLMMFSAILIQAQFGRIEMHFHVFSALAILFVYEDWRVLLVAALTIAIHHLVGNYIQEFGYVFFNTKVMVYSYGTGLDIVLTHALFVVFETGILIYFSYRSVLELKKQIETQSNLETVMAGVTAAIEKVSSGTKTFVENSSLISEKVHAFETSFKTQSSSIEAISAATEETAASSQLILEGSDRQISEVKAVEVLNHNLFVLSQGFVTSLDKMRAKIQESADSVKKTESEFTGLYQSMEVAVDDSEKMEEILDLISDIAEKVNLLSLNASIEAARAGDAGRGFAVVASEISKLADSTAEATKNISSISGKIKSAIQISFTQSNQINQTVQSFVKSILASEIGMGELTGQITDTLSAFERQENALATLEQIAQEMQVSSKEQSTSMDDISNSIIDLNVKTQTNLGTSSQMISLIEKGNVIFHGLKGSVETLAAMIGHDKK from the coding sequence TTGGCTGCGGTTCTACTCGAACGCCAAAAGAAAGTAGATACATTTTTTCTCTGGGCAATCCTGGCACACACTCCTCTTGTTTTTTTTCTCTCTTTAGGTTATGGTGCGACAACTGTGGTCACCTTGTCGGCAATCGTTCTTTCCCTAGTTTCCTTTGTGTTTTATCGGTTGGGACGAGGATCCTTCTTTTTAAGAGCCTGGAACGGTGCTACCCTAATGATGTTTAGCGCTATTTTGATCCAGGCTCAATTTGGTCGGATTGAAATGCACTTTCATGTATTCAGTGCGCTTGCTATTTTATTTGTTTATGAGGATTGGAGAGTTCTTCTTGTCGCAGCCCTTACAATCGCCATACACCACTTAGTTGGTAATTACATCCAAGAGTTCGGATATGTTTTTTTTAATACCAAGGTTATGGTTTATAGTTATGGAACTGGTCTTGATATTGTTCTTACCCATGCCTTATTTGTTGTGTTTGAAACAGGGATTCTGATTTATTTTTCTTATCGTTCCGTTTTAGAACTGAAAAAACAAATCGAAACACAATCAAATTTAGAAACCGTAATGGCAGGAGTGACTGCCGCGATAGAGAAAGTTTCTTCGGGAACCAAAACCTTTGTAGAAAATTCTAGTTTGATCTCCGAGAAAGTGCATGCGTTTGAAACCTCATTCAAAACACAATCTTCTTCTATTGAAGCGATCTCTGCTGCCACCGAAGAAACTGCAGCTTCCAGCCAATTGATTTTAGAAGGTTCTGATCGGCAGATTAGCGAAGTGAAAGCCGTTGAAGTACTAAATCACAACTTATTTGTACTGAGCCAAGGATTTGTAACTTCTTTGGATAAGATGCGCGCTAAAATCCAAGAGTCTGCTGATAGTGTGAAAAAAACGGAAAGTGAGTTTACTGGTCTTTACCAATCGATGGAAGTTGCCGTGGATGATTCGGAGAAGATGGAAGAGATACTCGACCTCATCTCCGACATTGCCGAAAAAGTAAATTTACTTTCCTTAAATGCATCCATCGAGGCAGCGAGGGCCGGTGATGCTGGTAGAGGATTTGCTGTAGTGGCTTCTGAGATATCGAAACTCGCGGATTCAACTGCAGAAGCTACGAAGAATATATCTTCCATCTCAGGAAAAATAAAATCAGCCATCCAAATCAGTTTTACACAATCCAATCAAATCAACCAAACCGTTCAAAGTTTTGTGAAATCCATCCTTGCATCGGAAATAGGAATGGGGGAATTGACAGGTCAGATTACCGATACTCTTTCTGCCTTTGAAAGGCAAGAAAATGCGCTTGCTACTTTGGAACAGATTGCCCAAGAGATGCAGGTTTCTAGTAAGGAACAATCCACAAGTATGGATGATATTTCCAATTCGATCATTGACTTAAATGTCAAAACACAAACCAATTTAGGTACGAGTTCCCAAATGATTTCTCTCATTGAAAAAGGAAACGTGATTTTCCATGGCCTCAAGGGATCGGTTGAAACCTTGGCTGCTATGATTGGTCATGATAAAAAGTAA
- the speD gene encoding adenosylmethionine decarboxylase — protein sequence MDKEKIKLSGFNNLTKVLSFNLYDFCITLDDEQKGRYVSYIHDKYNASKITEISKEIVKRIDANILSVSAQDYDPVGASAMVLMSDVKGGGNPIPSTQVSMHLDKSHITVHTYPDAADPDGICSFRVDIDISTCGEIIPLDSINFLFEAFECDVVYIDYVVRGYTRLADGRKIYNDHHFNSILDFVKPELKRNYTFLSDINMPQDNTWQTKMMIKELGPENYLLNPEDISHPDVPNKMKLLREEMKEVYHMIH from the coding sequence ATGGATAAAGAAAAAATCAAACTTTCCGGTTTCAACAATCTGACAAAAGTTTTGAGTTTTAACCTCTACGATTTTTGCATCACTTTGGATGACGAACAAAAAGGTAGATACGTAAGTTATATCCACGACAAATACAACGCTAGCAAAATTACAGAGATCTCCAAAGAGATTGTCAAAAGAATTGATGCCAATATTCTTTCTGTCTCGGCACAAGACTACGATCCTGTAGGTGCTTCTGCTATGGTTCTCATGAGTGATGTCAAAGGGGGAGGAAATCCTATCCCGTCCACGCAGGTGAGTATGCACCTAGACAAATCACATATCACAGTACATACCTATCCTGATGCGGCTGATCCCGATGGAATTTGTTCCTTTCGTGTGGACATTGACATTTCTACTTGCGGGGAGATCATTCCCCTTGACTCAATCAACTTTCTATTTGAAGCCTTTGAGTGTGACGTAGTTTATATTGATTATGTAGTACGTGGATACACACGCCTTGCGGATGGAAGAAAGATTTATAACGACCACCACTTTAATTCTATTTTGGACTTTGTAAAACCAGAACTAAAAAGAAATTATACATTTCTTTCTGACATCAATATGCCTCAAGACAATACTTGGCAAACCAAGATGATGATTAAAGAATTAGGACCAGAAAATTACCTTTTAAACCCTGAAGACATTTCACATCCAGATGTTCCTAACAAAATGAAACTCCTTCGTGAAGAAATGAAAGAAGTTTACCACATGATCCACTAA